In Streptomyces hawaiiensis, one genomic interval encodes:
- a CDS encoding S8 family peptidase yields MTAPHARHRRAVAIPAGMAMAAALAFLPNSAATAAEDAPAPASARADATPLSYVVNVRPGHGTSAYVKKAVAKAGGTIVTSYDQIGVIVVHSSDADFAKTIRKVRGVQSAGATRTAPLPSASTGDLGAPKVLSAAEVAAAEAPAGQDPLEPQQWDLPAIKADKAHEKSLGSKKVTVAVIDTGVDDTHPDIAPNFDRKASVNCVSGKPDTTDGAWRPSAEESPHGTHVAGEIAAAKNGVGMTGVAPGVKVSGIKVSTTAGFFYTEAVVCGFVWAAEHGVDVTNNSYYTDPWYFNCKNDPDQKALVDAVTRASRYAEKKGAVNVAAAGNENYDLASDEITDPSSPNDTTPGDRVVDPSKCLDIPTQLPGVVTVASTGAKGIKSSFSNYGLGVADIAAPGGDSTAYQKPEAPATSGLILGTLPGGKWGYMAGTSMASPHVAGVAALIKSTHPYASPALVKALLYAEADATPCTDPYDINADGKIDAVCEGSKNRNGFYGWGIADALDAVTK; encoded by the coding sequence ATGACTGCGCCGCACGCGCGCCACCGTCGCGCCGTCGCGATCCCGGCCGGGATGGCCATGGCCGCGGCCCTCGCGTTCCTGCCGAACAGCGCGGCCACGGCCGCCGAGGACGCCCCGGCTCCCGCGTCGGCCCGGGCCGACGCGACCCCGCTCAGCTATGTCGTCAACGTCAGGCCGGGGCACGGCACTTCGGCGTATGTGAAGAAGGCCGTCGCCAAGGCGGGCGGCACGATCGTGACGTCGTACGACCAGATAGGCGTCATCGTCGTCCACTCCTCGGACGCCGACTTCGCCAAGACCATCCGCAAGGTGCGCGGCGTGCAGTCGGCGGGGGCCACCCGTACCGCGCCGCTGCCCTCGGCGTCCACCGGCGACCTGGGCGCGCCGAAGGTGCTGAGCGCGGCCGAGGTCGCCGCGGCCGAAGCGCCCGCCGGGCAGGACCCGCTGGAGCCCCAGCAGTGGGACCTGCCGGCCATCAAGGCGGACAAGGCGCACGAGAAGTCGCTGGGCAGCAAGAAGGTCACGGTCGCCGTGATCGACACCGGTGTCGACGACACCCACCCCGACATCGCGCCCAACTTCGACCGTAAGGCGTCGGTCAACTGCGTGTCGGGCAAGCCGGACACGACCGACGGGGCCTGGCGGCCGAGCGCCGAGGAGAGCCCGCACGGCACGCACGTCGCCGGTGAGATCGCCGCCGCCAAGAACGGCGTCGGGATGACGGGTGTCGCGCCCGGGGTGAAGGTTTCCGGCATCAAGGTGTCCACCACGGCCGGCTTCTTCTACACGGAGGCCGTGGTGTGCGGTTTCGTGTGGGCGGCCGAGCACGGGGTCGACGTGACGAACAACAGCTATTACACCGACCCCTGGTACTTCAACTGCAAGAACGACCCGGACCAGAAGGCGCTCGTGGACGCCGTCACCCGGGCCTCGCGGTACGCGGAGAAGAAGGGCGCGGTCAACGTCGCCGCGGCCGGCAACGAGAACTACGACCTCGCCTCCGACGAGATCACCGACCCGTCGTCCCCGAACGACACCACGCCGGGCGACCGGGTCGTCGACCCCTCGAAGTGCCTCGACATCCCGACCCAGCTGCCGGGTGTCGTCACGGTCGCCTCGACGGGCGCGAAGGGCATCAAGTCGTCCTTCTCCAACTACGGGCTGGGCGTGGCGGACATAGCCGCCCCGGGCGGTGACTCGACCGCCTACCAGAAGCCGGAGGCGCCGGCCACGAGCGGCCTCATCCTGGGCACGCTGCCGGGCGGCAAGTGGGGCTACATGGCCGGTACGTCGATGGCCTCCCCGCACGTCGCGGGCGTCGCCGCCCTCATCAAGTCGACGCACCCGTACGCCTCTCCGGCCCTGGTGAAGGCCCTGCTGTACGCGGAGGCCGACGCCACGCCGTGCACGGACCCGTACGACATCAACGCCGACGGCAAGATCGACGCGGTGTGCGAGGGCTCGAAGAACCGCAACGGTTTCTACGGCTGGGGCATCGCGGACGCGCTGGACGCGGTGACCAAGTAG
- a CDS encoding CopD family protein, giving the protein MTLTRSTPGVPDPRGPVRRAGAGRAVAVLVLVALAALIPLLGPSAALHGTGEAETPGAGGIALLRTVLFAALCIPVGELFVNRLARSLPGAETDTGAGRPAGPRSWSFFAAAAGFVAALGLASVVATGNLVPDDVADIDVGGLYASRDGKLALLEVNAFLLAGLCAASRRPVRQVWPLAAVVVAEALRAHPTTEHSPLTGSGLTLVHLTCAALWAGGLLHALRTLRLWPRTAGAALLGLYARVAVVLLAAVTATGACSSLRRMPPETVLEQLTGTAYGRALLAKVLLVAVVAALAVWARRRLRRAADPLTACAPARAEVAALGLAVAASGLLTALPVPIRW; this is encoded by the coding sequence GTGACTTTGACGAGATCCACGCCCGGGGTGCCCGATCCGCGCGGGCCCGTGCGACGCGCCGGTGCGGGCCGGGCCGTCGCCGTTCTGGTGCTGGTGGCACTGGCCGCGCTGATCCCGCTGCTCGGCCCGTCCGCCGCGCTGCACGGCACCGGCGAGGCCGAAACGCCCGGTGCGGGCGGTATCGCCCTGCTGCGCACGGTGCTGTTCGCGGCGCTGTGCATACCCGTCGGTGAACTGTTCGTGAACCGGCTGGCGCGTTCGCTGCCCGGCGCGGAGACCGACACCGGGGCGGGGCGCCCGGCCGGGCCTCGCAGTTGGTCCTTCTTCGCGGCCGCAGCCGGTTTCGTCGCTGCCCTGGGGCTCGCCTCGGTCGTGGCCACCGGCAACCTCGTGCCGGACGATGTGGCCGACATCGACGTCGGCGGGCTTTACGCGTCCCGGGACGGCAAGCTCGCCCTGCTGGAGGTCAACGCGTTCCTCCTGGCGGGGCTGTGCGCCGCGTCGCGCCGGCCGGTCAGGCAGGTGTGGCCGCTGGCCGCCGTGGTCGTCGCCGAGGCCCTGCGCGCCCACCCCACGACCGAGCACAGCCCGCTGACCGGCTCCGGGCTGACGCTCGTCCATCTGACGTGCGCGGCGCTGTGGGCGGGCGGTCTGCTGCACGCCCTGCGCACCCTCCGGTTGTGGCCCCGCACGGCGGGCGCCGCCCTGCTGGGTCTCTACGCGCGCGTGGCGGTCGTACTGCTCGCCGCCGTCACCGCGACGGGCGCGTGCAGTTCACTGCGCCGGATGCCGCCGGAGACGGTCCTGGAGCAGCTGACGGGAACGGCGTACGGGCGTGCGCTGCTCGCCAAGGTGCTTCTCGTGGCGGTCGTCGCCGCCCTCGCCGTGTGGGCCCGGCGACGGCTGCGCCGGGCGGCCGACCCGCTGACCGCCTGTGCGCCGGCCCGGGCGGAGGTGGCCGCCCTGGGCCTGGCGGTCGCGGCGTCCGGACTGCTGACGGCGCTTCCGGTGCCCATCCGCTGGTGA
- a CDS encoding lysoplasmalogenase, which translates to MNPPRLLLAAFGLAAAVDLVSLAAGFDAGHTVAKPLLMPLLALWGALRRAPRPLLAALLFGWGGDVLLLSDAEPAFLAGMASFAAGHVCYLVLFATYGSRNAVPRARAGALALGYAAALVTTVALLWPDLPADLRVPVAGYSLLLTAMAYRSATRLGLFAGLGGALFLLSDTLIATGVAEWPQPPGPDFWIMLTYIAAQALLTCGTLGALDARRAPAATYGEMRAG; encoded by the coding sequence GTGAATCCCCCCCGCCTGCTCCTGGCCGCCTTCGGCCTCGCCGCCGCCGTCGACCTCGTCTCCCTCGCTGCCGGTTTCGACGCCGGTCACACCGTCGCCAAGCCCCTGCTGATGCCGCTCCTCGCCCTGTGGGGTGCCCTGCGCAGGGCACCCCGGCCGCTCCTGGCCGCCCTGCTGTTCGGCTGGGGCGGGGACGTCCTGTTGCTGTCGGACGCCGAGCCGGCCTTCCTGGCGGGCATGGCCTCCTTCGCGGCGGGGCACGTCTGCTACCTCGTGCTCTTCGCGACGTACGGCAGCCGGAACGCGGTCCCACGCGCGCGTGCGGGCGCCCTTGCCCTCGGCTACGCCGCCGCCCTCGTCACGACCGTCGCGCTGCTGTGGCCGGACCTGCCCGCCGACCTGCGTGTGCCCGTCGCCGGCTACAGCCTCCTGCTGACGGCCATGGCGTACCGGTCAGCCACCCGGCTCGGCCTCTTCGCCGGGCTCGGCGGGGCGCTGTTCCTGCTGTCCGACACGCTCATCGCGACCGGTGTGGCCGAGTGGCCGCAGCCGCCCGGGCCCGACTTCTGGATCATGCTCACGTACATCGCCGCGCAGGCCCTGCTGACCTGCGGCACACTCGGGGCGCTCGACGCGCGCAGGGCCCCGGCCGCGACGTACGGCGAGATGCGCGCCGGCTGA
- a CDS encoding sterol desaturase family protein — MPNLPDVVLWSIPAFVLLTVVEMVSHRLHPDEDAEGYEAKDAATSVGMGLGSLAFDFLWKIPILAIYTALYELTPLRVPVLWWTVPLMLLGQDFFYYWSHRGHHVIRILWACHVVHHSSRKFNLTTALRQPWTSLTVWPFYVPLIVAGVHPAALAFCSSANLVYQFWIHTERIDKMPRWFEFVFNTPSHHRVHHASQGGYLDRNFGGILIVWDRLFGSFVAETERPRYGLTKNIETYNLLKVATHEYVSIARDLRAARSWRERAGRVFRGPGWGPGPGPAAVPAPSPADATTSLGETAPVPEKSTSA, encoded by the coding sequence ATGCCGAACCTGCCCGATGTCGTGCTGTGGTCCATCCCCGCCTTTGTGCTGCTCACCGTGGTCGAAATGGTGAGCCACCGGCTCCATCCCGACGAGGACGCGGAGGGCTACGAGGCGAAGGACGCGGCGACCAGCGTCGGCATGGGGCTCGGCAGCCTCGCCTTCGACTTCCTGTGGAAGATCCCGATTTTGGCGATCTACACGGCCCTCTACGAACTCACGCCGCTGCGCGTGCCCGTGCTGTGGTGGACCGTCCCGCTGATGCTGCTCGGGCAGGACTTCTTCTACTACTGGTCCCACCGCGGCCACCACGTCATCCGCATCCTGTGGGCCTGCCACGTCGTCCACCACTCCAGCCGGAAGTTCAACCTCACCACCGCGCTGCGCCAGCCCTGGACGTCCCTGACCGTGTGGCCGTTCTACGTCCCCCTCATCGTCGCGGGCGTGCATCCCGCCGCGCTGGCGTTCTGCTCCTCCGCGAACCTCGTCTACCAGTTCTGGATCCACACCGAGCGCATCGACAAGATGCCCCGCTGGTTCGAGTTCGTCTTCAACACCCCTTCGCACCACCGCGTCCACCACGCCTCCCAGGGCGGTTACCTCGACCGCAACTTCGGCGGCATCCTCATCGTCTGGGACCGGCTGTTCGGGTCGTTCGTCGCCGAGACCGAGCGGCCGCGGTACGGGCTGACCAAGAACATCGAGACATACAACCTGCTCAAGGTGGCCACGCACGAATACGTGTCCATCGCCAGGGACCTGAGGGCGGCGCGGAGTTGGCGCGAGCGGGCGGGACGCGTGTTCCGGGGGCCGGGGTGGGGGCCGGGGCCGGGTCCGGCCGCCGTACCGGCTCCGTCACCGGCCGACGCGACCACGTCCCTCGGCGAGACCGCGCCGGTCCCTGAGAAGAGCACGTCCGCGTGA
- a CDS encoding DEDDh family exonuclease encodes MLEDLTTAVFSATPWPTAYPKGYAVVDVETTGLARDDRIISAAVYRLDERGEVEDHWYTTVNPERDPGPVWIHGLTSEALEGAPLFPDIAEEFTARLAGRVLVAHNAVFDWQMIAREYARAEREAPVRQRLCTIALSKELGLPLPNHKLESLAAHFGVVQQRAHHALDDARVLAEAFRPSLRAAAANNVRLPLHECRPLTEWTDRPAAARIGQQAGPGGYGSYRPGSWRPSRKRPACPYPNPGRYEAGGRLKQGMRVAFSGDTSTERDLLEDRATEAGLHVATSLSRLTSLLVTNDPDSGTSKVVKARQFGTPVVDEAAFGQLLADVEPAPEG; translated from the coding sequence ATGCTGGAAGACCTGACGACCGCAGTGTTCTCTGCCACGCCGTGGCCGACCGCGTATCCCAAGGGGTACGCGGTCGTTGACGTGGAGACCACGGGCCTGGCCCGGGACGACCGCATCATCTCCGCGGCGGTCTACCGGCTGGACGAGCGCGGCGAGGTCGAGGACCACTGGTACACCACGGTCAACCCCGAGCGCGACCCGGGCCCCGTGTGGATCCACGGACTGACGAGCGAGGCGCTCGAGGGGGCCCCTCTCTTCCCGGACATCGCCGAGGAGTTCACCGCCCGGCTGGCGGGGCGGGTGCTCGTCGCGCACAACGCCGTCTTCGACTGGCAGATGATCGCCCGGGAGTACGCGCGCGCCGAGCGCGAGGCGCCGGTGCGGCAGCGGCTGTGCACCATCGCGCTCTCCAAGGAGCTCGGGCTGCCGCTGCCCAACCACAAGCTGGAGTCCCTCGCCGCGCACTTCGGCGTCGTCCAGCAGCGGGCGCACCACGCGCTGGACGACGCGCGGGTGCTGGCGGAGGCGTTCCGGCCCAGCCTGCGGGCCGCGGCGGCGAACAACGTACGGCTGCCACTGCACGAGTGCCGGCCGCTGACCGAATGGACGGACCGCCCCGCCGCGGCCCGCATCGGGCAGCAGGCGGGCCCCGGAGGCTACGGCAGCTACCGGCCGGGCAGTTGGCGCCCGTCCCGCAAGCGCCCCGCCTGCCCCTACCCCAACCCCGGGCGGTACGAGGCGGGCGGGCGGCTCAAGCAGGGCATGCGGGTCGCCTTCTCCGGTGACACCTCCACCGAGCGGGACCTGCTGGAGGACCGCGCGACCGAGGCGGGGCTGCATGTGGCCACGAGCCTGTCCCGGCTGACCAGCCTGCTCGTCACGAACGACCCGGACTCGGGCACGTCCAAGGTCGTCAAGGCCCGTCAGTTCGGTACGCCGGTCGTGGACGAGGCGGCCTTCGGGCAGCTCCTCGCGGATGTGGAGCCGGCGCCGGAGGGGTGA
- a CDS encoding SURF1 family protein — MYRFLMSRQWVILTLIAMLLIPTMIRLGIWQMHRYEERTARNQLVTDALAAKPVPVEKLTAPGHTVTSTERYRTVTAKGRFDTEDEVVVRRRTNSDDEVGYHVLTPFVLDDGKVLLVNRGWIPSDGPSQTTFPKVPAPPSGEVTVEGRLMPSETTAASGIKNLQGLPDRQIMLINSEQQARRLDARVLGGYIAQTAPEPKGDVPELLGDPGKEDAALNYAYAFQWWLFSAAVPVGWVVLARREARDRAQKTAGQSDTAKSEPAAV; from the coding sequence GTGTACCGCTTCCTGATGTCCCGGCAGTGGGTGATCCTCACGCTGATCGCCATGCTTCTCATTCCCACGATGATCAGGCTGGGCATCTGGCAGATGCATCGCTACGAGGAGCGCACCGCCCGGAACCAGCTGGTCACCGACGCGCTGGCGGCGAAGCCGGTGCCCGTGGAGAAGCTGACCGCGCCCGGGCACACCGTGACCAGCACCGAGCGCTACCGCACCGTGACGGCCAAGGGCCGCTTCGACACGGAGGACGAGGTCGTCGTCCGGCGCCGCACCAACTCCGACGACGAGGTCGGCTACCACGTACTGACCCCGTTCGTCCTGGACGACGGCAAGGTGCTGCTGGTCAACCGGGGCTGGATCCCCTCCGACGGCCCGAGCCAGACCACGTTCCCGAAGGTCCCCGCCCCGCCGAGCGGCGAGGTCACCGTCGAGGGCCGGCTGATGCCGAGCGAGACGACCGCGGCCAGCGGCATCAAGAACCTCCAGGGCCTGCCGGACCGGCAGATCATGCTGATCAACAGCGAGCAGCAGGCCCGTCGCCTGGACGCCCGGGTACTCGGCGGCTACATCGCCCAGACGGCTCCCGAGCCCAAGGGCGACGTCCCCGAGCTGCTCGGCGACCCCGGCAAGGAGGACGCCGCGCTGAACTACGCGTATGCCTTCCAGTGGTGGCTGTTCTCCGCGGCCGTACCGGTCGGCTGGGTGGTCCTGGCCCGCCGCGAGGCCCGGGACCGGGCCCAGAAGACAGCCGGGCAGTCCGACACGGCGAAGTCCGAGCCGGCAGCGGTGTAG